Proteins from one Desmodus rotundus isolate HL8 chromosome 9, HLdesRot8A.1, whole genome shotgun sequence genomic window:
- the CTSB gene encoding cathepsin B, whose amino-acid sequence MWQLLATLSCLAVLTAARSRLEFQPLSDELVNYVNKQNTTWKAGHNFYNVDLSYVKKLCGTKLGGPKLPQRLSLAGDIALPESFDAREQWPQCPTIKEIRDQGSCGSCWAFGAVEAISDRICIRSNGLQNVEVSAEDLLTCCGFQCGEGCNGGFPSGAWNFWKKQGLVSGGLYDSHVGCRPYSIPPCEHHVNGSRPPCSGEGGDTPKCSKICEPGYSPSYKEDKHFGCDTYSVPSDEKEIMVEIYKNGPVEAAFSVYSDFLLYKSGVYQHVTGEMVGGHAVRILGWGVENGTPYWLVGNSWNTDWGDNGFFKILRGRDHCGIESEIVAGIPCTGHYSERI is encoded by the exons ATGTGGCAGCTCTTAGCCACCCTCAGCTGCCTGGCGGTGCTGACCGCTGCGAGGAGCAGGCTCGAGTTCCAGCCCCTGTCAGATGAGCTGGTCAACTACGTGAATAAACAGAACACTACCTGGAAG GCTGGGCACAACTTCTACAATGTGGACCTGAGCTACGTGAAGAAGCTGTGTGGCACCAAACTGGGCGGGCCCAAGCTGCCGCAGAG ACTTTCGCTTGCTGGGGATATAGCTCTACCTGAAAGCTTCGATGCTCGAGAACAGTGGCCACAGTGCCCAACCATCAAGGAGATCAGAGACCAGGGTTCCTGTGGCTCCTGCTGG GCGTTTGGGGCTGTGGAAGCCATTTCTGACCGGATCTGCATCCGCAGCAATGGGCTTCAAAACGTGGAGGTGTCTGCCGAGGACCTGCTCACCTGCTGTGGCTTCCAGTGCGGGGAAGG CTGTAATGGGGGCTTTCCCTCTGGTGCTTGGAACTTCTGGAAGAAACAAGGCCTGGTCTCCGGTGGCCTCTATGACTCCCATGTAG GTTGCAGACCCTACTCCATTCCTCCCTGTGAGCACCACGTGAATGGCTCCCGGCCCCCCTGCTCAGGCGAGGGGGGAGACACCCCCAAGTGCAGCAAGATCTGCGAGCCCGGCTACAGCCCGTCGTACAAAGAAGACAAACACTTCG GATGCGACACCTACAGTGTCCCCAGTGACGAGAAGGAGATCATGGTGGAGATCTACAAAAATGGCCCAGTGGAGGCAGCCTTCTCCGTGTATTCGGACTTCCTGCTGTACAAGTCTG GAGTGTACCAACATGTCACTGGAGAAATGGTGGGAGGCCACGCAGTGCGCATCCTGGGCTGGGGAGTGGAGAATGGCACCCCCTACTGGCTGGTTGGCAATTCCTGGAACACTGACTGGGGTGACAATG GCTTCTTTAAAATCCTGAGAGGCCGGGATCACTGTGGAATCGAATCGGAAATTGTGGCTGGGATCCCGTGCACGGGGCACTACTCGGAAAGGATCTAA